One window from the genome of Salvia miltiorrhiza cultivar Shanhuang (shh) chromosome 7, IMPLAD_Smil_shh, whole genome shotgun sequence encodes:
- the LOC130992734 gene encoding uncharacterized protein LOC130992734: MSFPTKGSQALYLYPLKWDSTKDKLLLSCLIDKIEECRPSPPHLSTHALIHAMLALNSQLQAGMSLNEVEERVEFLHERYICFKHLCKLKETQLDQQTNVIHATDEVWQRLFKENAFFRAYYHEGEPEFLQMCNLFGIHDVKRELSHTVIVIEDSSTVKKRCDSSDDEVTSPIPKPPVSRKLFVDDACSSVAPSVPNLLKGKVTVPWKSLKNKFCRPNAIPVKKKDGRDPDAGYCASSCASSSPFK, encoded by the exons ATGTCATTCCCTACCAAAGGCTCCCAAGCTTTGTACCTCTATCCATTGAAGTGGGATTCGACCAAAGACAAATTGCTCCTCTCGTGTCTTATAGATAAGATCGAAGAATGTCGCCCATCCCCACCACATCTTTCGACTCACGCGCTAATTCATGCGATGTTGGCGCTAAACTCGCAACTACAAGCGGGTATGTCGCTCAATGAAGTCGAGGAGCGAGTTGAATTCCTTCACGAACGCTACATATGCTTTAAGCATCTGTGCAAGCTGAAAGAAACCCAGCTCGATCAACAAACAAACGTGATTCACGCCACCGATGAAGTGTGGCAACGACTATTTAAG GAAAATGCCTTCTTCCGAGCCTATTACCATGAAGGCGAGCCCGAATTTCTACAAATGTGCAACCTCTTTGGCATTCACGACGTGAAGCGAGAGCTTTCCCACACCGTCATCGTCATTGAAGACTCGTCGACCGTTAAGAAACGATGTGACTCTAGTGACGACGAGGTAACATCGCCTATACCAAAACCACCGGTGTCTAGAAAGCTCTTCGTGGATGATGCATGTTCTAGCGTCGCGCCTTCGGTTCCAAATCTATTGAAAGGCAAAGTGACGGTCCCATGGAAGTctctgaaaaataaattttgccGGCCAAATGCTATTCCcgtgaagaagaaagatggccgTGATCCCGATGCCGGCTATTGCGCGAGTTCGTGCGCCTCTTCTTCGCCATTCAAATAG
- the LOC130992735 gene encoding uncharacterized protein LOC130992735: MSGRESSRVRDMRFVLLQEILRDHVIQVALLFAFYAKYRLRKRKRGDGALKYEIISKMPDQEKHLRRLVGVHDVDCISNLRMDRRTFARLCVILRERGGLVNGRFVTVEEQVAMFLSVLAHHKKNKVVRFDFWRSGQTISHYVHAVLGAVIRVHDLFLAKPEAVPADCSDPRWRWFKGCLGALDGTYISVMVGNEDKPRYRTRKGQISTNVLGVCDRNLNFSYVLTGWEGSAADSRILRDAINRPHGLRVPKGNYYLCDNGYANSDGFLTPFKGVRYHLKEWGPNNARPQNKEELFNLRHSKARNAIERAFGILKMRWGILRSPFYPIRVQNRLIMAAFLLNNFVRMEMPIDPIEQQLDNMPQDNGLAIDATHDEFIDVVQCSPEWNAARNALAEAMWSQYLNNN; this comes from the exons ATGTCAGGGAGGGAAAGTAGTCGTGTGCGTGACATGCGATTCGTCTTGTTACAAGAAATTTTGCGTGATCATGTCATCCAAGTGGCTCTGTTATTTGCATTCTATGCTAAGTATAGGTTAAGGAAAAGAAAGCGAGGTGATGGAGCCTTAAAGTACGAGATAATAAGTAAGATGCCTGACCAAGAAAAACACTTACGTCGTTTAGTAGGTGTACATGATGTGGACTGTATTTCCAACCTTCGTATGGATCGTAGGACTTTTGCTAGGCTTTGCGTGATTTTACGAGAACGGGGTGGTTTGGTTAATGGTCGGTTTGTTACAGTTGAGGAACAAGTAGCAATGTTCCTTTCAGTTCTAGCACATCATAAAAAGAACAAAGTAGTCAGATTCGACTTTTGGAGATCCGGTCAAACGATCTCGCATTATGTACATGCGGTCTTAGGAGCAGTTATTAGGGTACATGATTTATTCCTAGCCAAACCCGAAGCTGTTCCAGCAGATTGTAGTGACCCACGGTGGAGGTGGTTTAAG GGCTGTTTAGGGGCATTAGACGGCACTTATATCAGTGTCATGGTCGGTAACGAGGATAAACCTCGGTATCGGACAAGAAAGGGGCAAATATCAACAAATGTTCTAGGTGTTTGTGATCGTAATCTGAATTTCAGTTACGTACTAACCGGTTGGGAAGGATCGGCTGCGGACTCTCGAATCCTACGAGATGCAATTAATAGACCTCATGGCCTTAGGGTCCCAAAGG GGAACTACTATTTGTGTGACAACGGTTACGCGAATAGTGATGGTTTTCTAACGCCTTTCAAGGGTGTTAGATACCATTTAAAAGAGTGGGGTCCGAATAATGCACGACCACAAAATAAAGAAGAGCTATTTAACCTGAGGCATAGTAAGGCGAGAAACGCGATAGAGCGAGCCTTCGGCATATTGAAGATGAGGTGGGGTATTCTTAGGTCTCCATTTTACCCTATTCGGGTGCAAAATAGACTCATAATGGCAGCATtcttactcaataattttgtTCGGATGGAGATGCCGATCGACCCCATAGAACAGCAACTAGACAATATGCCTCAAGACAACGGGTTGGCCATAGATGCAACACATGATGAATTCATTGACGTCGTTCAGTGTTCCCCCGAATGGAATGCGGCGAGGAATGCCTTGGCCGAAGCTATGTGGTCGCAGTATCTGAATAATAATTAG
- the LOC130992737 gene encoding uncharacterized protein LOC130992737 isoform X1, with product MRMSRAVGASGKRKRGAAGAPPLSSDEQKILDLILSKEGSGIHATEIKYQTKIPNPVVNKAIKTLEAKALIKEVKGIHRGGAARKIYMGADFTPSDVVSGGVWYSEGKIDTQFVDSLKDICCLLVKKSKVATLEGLHKIVQERRVAKVDIPMPQLAELLTSMVLDNKLVEVKSNGLGDFSGIPIGETCYKLPSAAAGGAAETSIIGAFASIPCGMCPRIALCTPGGVISPTTCVYYNKWLDIKL from the exons ATGC GCATGAGTCGGGCGGTTGGTGCATCCGGCAAGCGGAAGAGAGGTGCAGCAGGTGCACCACCTCTATCAAGTGATGAGCAGAAGATCCTTGATTTGATCCTCAGCAAAGAGGGTTCAGGCATTCATGCGACAGAGATCAAGTATCAGACTAAGATCCCTAACCCCGTCGTCAATAAAGCAATCAAGACTCTGGAGGCTAAAGCCCTTATTAAAGAGGTGAAAGGCATTCATCGAGGGGGTGCAGCAAGGAAAATCTACATGGGAGCCGACTTCACGCCCTCTGACGTGGTTAGTGGAGGCGTCTGGTATTCAGAGGGGAAGATCGACACCCAATTTGTTGATAGTCTTAAAGACATTTGCTGTTTGCTCGTGAAAAAGAGCAAGGTTGCTACTCTGGAGGGGCTCCACAAGATCGTGCAGGAGAGGAGAGTGGCGAAAGTTGACATCCCTATGCCGCAGCTGGCTGAGTTGCTGACTTCGATGGTGCTGGACAATAAATTAGTGGAGGTGAAAAGCAATGGTTTGGGAGATTTTTCTGGGATTCCTATTGGAGAAACGTGTTACAAGCTCCCAAGTGCAGCAGCAGGAGGGGCTGCAGAGACTTCCATCATAGGTGCATTCGCCTCGATTCCTTGTGGTATGTGTCCCAGGATTGCTTTGTGCACACCCGGCGGGGTCATCTCCCCGACGACTTGTGTCTATTACAACAAGTGGTTAGACATCAAACTCTAA
- the LOC130992737 gene encoding uncharacterized protein LOC130992737 isoform X2: MSRAVGASGKRKRGAAGAPPLSSDEQKILDLILSKEGSGIHATEIKYQTKIPNPVVNKAIKTLEAKALIKEVKGIHRGGAARKIYMGADFTPSDVVSGGVWYSEGKIDTQFVDSLKDICCLLVKKSKVATLEGLHKIVQERRVAKVDIPMPQLAELLTSMVLDNKLVEVKSNGLGDFSGIPIGETCYKLPSAAAGGAAETSIIGAFASIPCGMCPRIALCTPGGVISPTTCVYYNKWLDIKL; the protein is encoded by the coding sequence ATGAGTCGGGCGGTTGGTGCATCCGGCAAGCGGAAGAGAGGTGCAGCAGGTGCACCACCTCTATCAAGTGATGAGCAGAAGATCCTTGATTTGATCCTCAGCAAAGAGGGTTCAGGCATTCATGCGACAGAGATCAAGTATCAGACTAAGATCCCTAACCCCGTCGTCAATAAAGCAATCAAGACTCTGGAGGCTAAAGCCCTTATTAAAGAGGTGAAAGGCATTCATCGAGGGGGTGCAGCAAGGAAAATCTACATGGGAGCCGACTTCACGCCCTCTGACGTGGTTAGTGGAGGCGTCTGGTATTCAGAGGGGAAGATCGACACCCAATTTGTTGATAGTCTTAAAGACATTTGCTGTTTGCTCGTGAAAAAGAGCAAGGTTGCTACTCTGGAGGGGCTCCACAAGATCGTGCAGGAGAGGAGAGTGGCGAAAGTTGACATCCCTATGCCGCAGCTGGCTGAGTTGCTGACTTCGATGGTGCTGGACAATAAATTAGTGGAGGTGAAAAGCAATGGTTTGGGAGATTTTTCTGGGATTCCTATTGGAGAAACGTGTTACAAGCTCCCAAGTGCAGCAGCAGGAGGGGCTGCAGAGACTTCCATCATAGGTGCATTCGCCTCGATTCCTTGTGGTATGTGTCCCAGGATTGCTTTGTGCACACCCGGCGGGGTCATCTCCCCGACGACTTGTGTCTATTACAACAAGTGGTTAGACATCAAACTCTAA